Proteins found in one Phocoena sinus isolate mPhoSin1 chromosome 5, mPhoSin1.pri, whole genome shotgun sequence genomic segment:
- the TLR2 gene encoding toll-like receptor 2, which produces MPPALWTVWVLGSVISLPKEGASDQASSLSCDPTGVCDGRSRSLNSIPSGLTSAVKSLDLSSNEITYVSNSDLRRCVNLRTLRLGANEIHTVEEDSFFSLRSLEYLDLSYNRLSYFSSSWFRSLSALKFLNLLGNLYKTLGERSLFSHLPNLRILKVGNSNSFTEIQEKDFAGLTLLEKLEINVPNLQTYAPKSLKSIQNISHLILHLKQPVLLLEIFVDTLSSLEHLELRDTDLNTFHFSEVSINETNTSIKKFTFRNVQITDESFPEVVKLLNYVSGGLEVEFDDCTYDGVGDFRTLTLETIEHVGDLETLTIRKLHIPQFFLFHDLSDIYSLTGKVKRITIENSKVFLVPCLLSQHLKSLEYLDLSENLMSEETLKNSACEHAWPLLKTLVLRQNRLKSLEKTGEILLTLKNLTNLDISKNNFHSMPETCQWPGKMKYLNLSSTRIQSLTRCIPQTLEILDISNNDLDSFSLILPKLKELYISRNKLKTLPDASFLPVLLVMRISRNIINTFSKEQLDSFQKLKTLEAGGNSFICSCDFLSFTQGQQALAQVLIDWPEEYLCDSPSPVRGQRVQDTRLSPSECHRAAVVSAVCCALFLSLLLVGVLCHRFHGLWYMKMMWAWLQAKRKPRKAPRRDICYDAFVSYSERDSYWVENLMVQELEHFRPPFKLCLHKRDFIPGKWIIDNIIDSIEKSHKTIFVLSENFVKSEWCKYELDFSHFRLFDENDDAAILILLEPIEKKAIPQRFCKLRKIMNTKTYLEWPADETQQEGFWLNLRAAIKS; this is translated from the coding sequence ATGCCACCTGCTTTGTGGACAGTGTGGGTCTTGGGGTCTGTAATCAGCCTCCCCAAGGAAGGAGCCTCTGATCAGGCTTCTTCTCTGTCTTGTGACCCCACTGGTGTCTGCGATGGACGCTCCAGATCTTTAAACTCCATCCCCTCAGGGCTCACGTCAGCTGTGAAAAGCCTTGACCTGTCCAGCAATGAGATCACCTATGTCAGCAACAGCGACTTGCGGAGGTGTGTGAACCTCAGGACTCTGAGGCTGGGGGCCAATGAAATTCACACGGTGgaggaagattcttttttttcgcTGAGGAGTCTTGAATATTTGGACTTATCCTATAATCGTTTATCTTACTTCTCATCCTCCTGGTTCAGATCCCTTTCTGCCTTGAAATTCTTAAACTTACTGGGAAATTTATACAAAACACTCGGGGAAAGATCTCTTTTTTCTCATCTCCCAAATCTGCGAATCCTGAAAGTAGGAAATAGTAACAGCTTCACTGAGATTCAGGAAAAGGATTTCGCTGGGCTAACGCTTCTTGAGAAACTTGAGATTAATGTTCCAAATCTGCAGACATATGCGCCAAAGAGTTTAAAGTCAATCCAGAACATCAGCCACCTGATTCTTCATCTGAAGCAGCCTGTTTTACTGTTGGAGATTTTTGTAGATACTTTAAGTTCCTTAGAACATTTAGAGCTGAGAGATACTGATTTGaacacttttcatttttcagaagtaTCCATCAATGAAACGAATACATCGattaaaaagtttacatttaGAAATGTGCAAATCACTGACGAAAGTTTTCCTGAAGTTGTGAAACTGCTTAATTATGTTTCTGGAGGCTTAGAAGTAGAGTTTGATGACTGTACCTATGATGGAGTTGGTGATTTTAGGACATTGACTCTGGAGACAATTGAACACGTAGGTGACTTGGAGACATTAACAATACGGAAGTTGCATATTCCacagtttttcttatttcatgaTCTGAGTGATATATATTCACTCAcaggaaaagttaaaagaatcaCAATAGAAAACAGTAAGGTTTTTCTGGTTCCTTGTTTACTTTCACAACATTTAAAATCATTAGAATATTTGGATCTCAGTGAAAACTTAATGTCTGAAGAAACCTTGAAAAACTCTGCCTGTGAGCATGCCTGGCCCTTACTAAAAACCTTAGTTTTAAGGCAGAATCGTTTGAAATCATTAGAAAAAACTGGAGAAATTTTGCTTACTCTGAAAAACCTGACTAACCTTGATATCAGTAAGAATAATTTTCATTCAATGCCTGAAACTTGTCAGTGGCcaggaaaaatgaaatacttgAACTTATCCAGCACAAGAATACAAAGTTTAACCCGTTGCATTCCCCAGACACTGGAAATTTTAGATATTAGCAATAATGATCTCGattcattttctttgattttgccaAAACTCAAAGAACTTTATATTTCCAGAAATAAGTTGAAGACTCTACCAGATGCCTCCTTTTTACCTGTATTATTAGTTATGAGAATCagcagaaatataataaatactttcTCTAAGGAGCAACTTGATTCTTTTCAAAAACTGAAGACTTTGGAAGCTGGTGGCAACAGCTTCATTTGCTCCTGTGACTTCCTGTCTTTCACACAGGGGCAGCAGGCCCTGGCCCAGGTCCTGATCGACTGGCCAGAAGAATACCTGTGTGACTCTCCATCTCCCGTGCGGGGCCAGCGGGTTCAGGACACCCGGCTCTCGCCTTCTGAATGCCACAGGGCAGCCGTGGTGTCTGCCGTGTGCTGTGCCCTTTTCCTGTCGCTCCTGCTCGTGGGAGTTCTGTGCCACCGTTTCCACGGACTGTGGTACATGAAGATGATGTGGGCCTGGCTCCAGGCCAAGAGGAAGCCCAGGAAGGCCCCCCGCAGGGACATCTGCTATGATGCCTTTGTGTCCTACAGTGAACGGGATTCCTACTGGGTGGAGAACCTCATGGTCCAGGAGCTGGAGCACTTCAGACCTCCCTTTAAGTTGTGTCTTCACAAGCGGGACTTCATTCCTGGCAAGTGGATTATCGACAATATCATTGACTCCATTGAAAAGAGCCACAAAACCATCTTTGTGCTTTCTGAGAACTTCGTGAAGAGTGAGTGGTGCAAGTACGAGCTGGACTTCTCCCATTTTCGTCTCTTTGATGAGAACGACGATGCTGCCATTCTCATTCTGCTGGAGCCCATTGAGAAAAAGGCCATCCCCCAGCGTTTTTGTAAGCTGCGGAAGATCATGAACACCAAGACCTACTTGGAGTGGCCCGCTGATGAGACGCAGCAGGAAGGGTTTTGGTTAAATTTGAGAGCTGCAATAAAGTCCTAG